The proteins below come from a single Chrysoperla carnea chromosome 1, inChrCarn1.1, whole genome shotgun sequence genomic window:
- the LOC123297380 gene encoding ornithine decarboxylase-like, whose product MNVNCIQPKIRNMVQLIIDKFEEKDAFHLINIDDLVNKYTEFQEVLPKVFPFYAVKCNNDVVILKVLAALGIGFDCATKNEIQTMLSLGVSPDKIVYSHPVKQESHLEYAASVNVGLMTFDCTAELHKILQFYPSAKLLIRLSCDDKTSVHKFGNKYGCNSDIEAFELLAVAHSLKLNVVGVSFHVGSICRDYNSYTYAIKRSQKVFALGKSMGFNMNLLDIGGGFPGYNQIEFRKLGRVVNDSLETYFSSENVQIIAEPGRYFVESAVTAACRITCIKKRKENISYYLNDGICGSFAFTNFVRDPFEFKILNDLLDSELYSSIVYGPTCWGEDIVDKSVHLPQLQINDWLYLEHFGAYKQVFVTTFNGFSKPKMYAICSTNIWTLFKANFPNSEYKIQKDGTCMIIENNERF is encoded by the exons atgaacGTTAATTGTATTCAACCGAAAATACGAAATATGGTACAGTTAATTATCGATAAATTCGAAGAGAAAGATGCATTCCATTTAATCAACATCGATGatcttgttaataaatatacagaatTCCAAGAAGTTTTACCAaaagtttttccattttatg cTGTGAAATGCAACAATGACgttgtaatattaaaagttcTGGCAGCTTTGGGTATTGGCTTCGATTGtgctacaaaaaatgaaattcaaactATGTTATCGCTAGGCGTTTCACccgataaaattgtttattcacATCCAGTTAAACAAGAATCACATCTTGAATATGCCGCCTCCGTAAATGTAGGATTGATGACATTTGATTGTACAGCTgagttacataaaattttacaattttatccaTCCGCAAAATTACTGATACGACTTAGCTGTGATGACAAAACAAGTGTGCATAAGTTTGGCAACAAATATGGCTGCAATTCTGATATTG AAGCATTTGAGCTACTTGCCGTCGcacattcattaaaattaaatgttgtcGGAGTATCATTTCATGTTGGAAGTATATGCCGAGACTATAACTCATACACATATGCAATAAAGAGATCGCAAAAGGTATTTGCATTAGGAAAATCGATGGGATTTAATATGAATCTATTGGATATTGGAGGTGGTTTTCCTGGTTACAATCAAATTGAGTTTCGAAAACTTGGAAGGGTTGTTAATGATTCGttggaaacatatttttctaGTGAAAATGTACAAATTATAGCAGAACCTGGCCGGTATTTTGTTGAATCAGCTGTAACTGCGGCATGTCGAATAACAtgtataaaaaaacgaaaagaaaatatttcgtaTTACTTGAATGATGGAATATGTGGCTCATTTGCATTTACTAACTTTGTTAGGGATCCAtttgagtttaaaattttaaat GACTTATTAGACTCGGAATTATACTCATCAATAGTTTATGGGCCAACTTGTTGGGGTGAAGATATTGTAGATAAATCAGTACATTTACCTCAACTACAAATCAATGATTGGTTATATTTGGAACATTTTGGTGCTTACAAACAAGTGTTTGTAACAACCTTCAATGGtttttcaaaaccaaaaatGTATGCAATCTGTAGTACAAATATATGGACTCTTTTCAAAGCGAATTTTCCAAATTCTgagtataaaattcaaaaagatgGTACCTGTATGATTATCGAAAATAATGAAcgattctaa